The Kroppenstedtia pulmonis genome has a segment encoding these proteins:
- a CDS encoding MFS transporter, whose product MNSQSDTKSSTDKLWTRSFIFICLSNFTVFVSFQLLLPTLPLYVKEIGGEDNIIGWIVGIFTLSSVIIRPWMGRLVDNRGRQGIYIWGLIFFLFTTFLYSWTTSIIWLFLLRIAHGLTWGSVTTTSGTVATDLIPSSRRGEGMGYFGLFINLSMAIGPAIGLWVVNQFHFDALFWLATAMVLASLLPASLVRYPRISTKPGKESKRQPLLSKGALSTSLIMLLITFTYGGVVIYIPLFAEAENISQVSWFFIVFAISVMLIRPLSGKWYDQKGPQHVIVGGLLAMGISLVLLSITSTLPMLLTAAAFYGIGYGAVQPALQAWTIDRVPPHTKGSANATFFAAFDLGLGTGSITLGTLAGIIGYHQMFLTAILFLFVAFFLFLFIVHREAKKPVID is encoded by the coding sequence ATGAATTCACAATCAGACACGAAGTCCTCAACTGATAAGCTGTGGACACGCAGCTTTATTTTTATTTGCCTGTCCAACTTTACCGTTTTTGTCAGCTTTCAGCTCCTTCTCCCTACTCTTCCTCTCTATGTGAAAGAGATTGGAGGAGAAGACAATATCATCGGATGGATTGTGGGAATCTTTACCCTGTCATCTGTCATCATTCGTCCTTGGATGGGACGGTTAGTCGATAACCGGGGGCGTCAGGGTATCTATATATGGGGACTCATCTTCTTTTTATTCACTACCTTTCTATACTCCTGGACAACCAGTATCATTTGGTTGTTCCTCCTTCGTATCGCCCATGGCCTTACATGGGGAAGTGTAACCACCACTTCAGGGACGGTGGCCACAGATTTAATTCCTTCCTCCCGTCGAGGAGAAGGAATGGGGTATTTTGGATTATTCATCAACTTGTCTATGGCGATCGGTCCGGCAATCGGGCTGTGGGTTGTCAACCAATTTCATTTTGACGCCTTGTTTTGGCTGGCAACGGCAATGGTACTCGCAAGCTTGCTTCCTGCCAGCCTGGTCCGTTATCCCCGTATATCAACCAAACCCGGGAAGGAAAGTAAGCGTCAACCACTGTTATCCAAGGGAGCGTTGAGCACCTCCCTGATCATGTTATTGATCACATTTACCTATGGTGGTGTTGTGATCTATATCCCTCTTTTTGCTGAAGCGGAAAATATCTCCCAGGTCAGCTGGTTTTTTATCGTTTTTGCCATTTCAGTCATGTTGATTCGTCCCCTATCAGGAAAATGGTACGACCAAAAAGGACCCCAGCATGTAATAGTGGGAGGACTGCTAGCCATGGGGATCTCCCTGGTCCTTCTGTCCATCACGTCCACCTTGCCGATGCTTCTCACCGCTGCCGCCTTTTACGGAATCGGATATGGTGCTGTTCAGCCGGCTCTTCAGGCATGGACCATCGACCGGGTCCCTCCTCATACCAAGGGAAGCGCCAACGCCACCTTTTTTGCCGCTTTCGATTTGGGCCTTGGTACCGGCTCTATTACGTTGGGGACTTTGGCTGGTATCATCGGCTACCATCAAATGTTTTTGACTGCGATCCTGTTTCTTTTTGTCGCCTTTTTTCTCTTTCTCTTCATTGTCCACCGGGAAGCGAAAAAGCCTGTGATTGATTAA